A window of Cheilinus undulatus linkage group 1, ASM1832078v1, whole genome shotgun sequence contains these coding sequences:
- the hddc3 gene encoding guanosine-3',5'-bis(diphosphate) 3'-pyrophosphohydrolase MESH1, whose amino-acid sequence MSSDAVLLLETANFAAEKHRNQRRKDEEKTPYINHPIGVARILSHEAGVTDIEVLQAALLHDTVEDTDTTPEELEAKFGPTVARIVQEVTDDKSLPKQERKRQQVEHAAHCSRQAKLVKLADKLYNLRDLNRCTPVGWTAERVQEYFVWASKVVKGLRGTNSALEEKLDELFKQRGVEL is encoded by the exons ATGAGTTCAGACGCAGTTTTATTGTTAGAGACGGCTAATTTTGCCGCAGAGAAACATCGAAACCAACGACGTAAAGACGAGGAGAAAACGCCGTACATTAATCACCCAATCG GAGTTGCCAGAATCCTCAGCCATGAAGCTGGCGTCACAGATATCGAGGTTTTACAG gcagctctgctccacgaCACGGTGGAGGACACAGACACAACTCCTGAGGAGCTCGAAGCAAAGTTTGGGCCGACTGTGGCTCGAATTGTTCAGGAAGTGACGGACGATAAAAGTCTTCCCAAACAGGAGAGAAAACGTCAGCAGGTGGAGCATGCTGCCCACTGCAGCCGCCAGGCCAAACTGGTCAAACTGGCTGATAAACTGTACAACCTGAGGGACCTGAACCGCTGCACGCCTGTCG GTTGGACAGCCGAGCGGGTTCAGGAGTATTTTGTGTGGGCATCAAAGGTGGTGAAAGGACTACGAGGAACCAACTCAGCTCTGGAGGAGAAATTGGATGAGTTATTCAAACAGAGAGGGGTTG
- the vps33b gene encoding vacuolar protein sorting-associated protein 33B — MAHSARRDSPELPDFSLLKRLARDQLIYLLEQLPGKKDLFIEADLMSPLDRIANVSTLKQHEVDKLYKVEYKPIISTSDQLCFLIRPRIQTVKWICDVANADKATGRHRRYKIIFTPQKFYACEAVLEEQGIFGDVTTDEWSFYLLPLDEDIISLELPEFFRDNFLAGDQRWVRTAGSALHLLHSLYGPFSKIYGIGRCSKMAYESWREQVKEGEQKARQAEIGKVFLIDRDVDFVTPLCSQVVYEGLVDDIFRIKCGCVEFGADVTSSDKSVKVMLNSQDRVFNEIRNEHFSNVFGFLSQKARNLQTAYDKRRGMDIKQMKTFVSEELKGLKQEHRLLSLHIGASESIMKKKTKQDFQELLKTEHSLLEGFEIRECISFIEEHINRQVSMIESLRLLCLLSITENGLLPKDYRSLKAQYLQSYGVDHLLTFANLRQLGLLVEQQPGETLTVMESKVGKLVNDKTAGKLTDAFSSLAKKSNFRALSRRLNLVPKSDEEYDLRVPRDMAYIFSGAYVPLSCKLIEQVLERDGWTGLDEVTRLLNGHEFAVTGGVGADSRTKSDAQRIILVMFLGGCTFSEISALRFLGREKGYKFIVVTTAITNSSRLIEALLGNNV; from the exons ATGGCTCACAGTGCCAGGAGAGACTCCCCGGAGCTGCCTGACTTCTCTCTGCTGAAGAGGCTGGCCAGGGATCAGCTCATCTACCTGCTGGAACAG CTGCCAGGGAAGAAGGACCTTTTCATTGAAGCAGATTTGATGAGTCCGCTGGATCGTATTGCCAATGTGTCAACACTAAAG CAACATGAAGTCGACAAACTCTACAAAGTGGAATATAAACCCATTATCAGCACTTCAGACCA GCTCTGTTTTCTGATACGGCCAAGAATACAGACTGTGAAGTGGATATGTG ATGTGGCCAATGCAGACAAAGCAACAGGAAGACACAGAAGATACAAGATCATCTTTACTCCTCAGAAG TTTTATGCGTGTGAGGCGGTGCTTGAGGAGCAGGGTATCTTTGGCG ATGTGACCACTGATGAATGGTCTTTCTACCTTCTTCCACTTGATGAGGATATCATCAGTCTGGAGCTGCCCGAGTTCTTCAGAGACAACTTTCTG GCAGGTGACCAGCGGTGGGTGAGGACAGCAGGTAGCGCTCTTCACCTCCTTCACTCCCTCTACGGCCCGTTCTCTAAAATCTACGGAATTGGACGATGTTCCAAG ATGGCGTACGAGTCGTGGAGGGAGCAGGTCAAGGAGGGGGAACAAAAGGCTCGCCAAGCTGAAATAGGAAAAgtttttcttattgacagag ATGTAGACTTTGTCACCCCTCTGTGCTCTCAAGTTGTCTACGAAGGACTTGTTGATGATATATTTAGAATCAAATGTG GATGTGTGGAGTTTGGAGCTGATGTTACTTCCTCTGACAAAAGTGTCAAAGTCATGCTGAACTCTCAGGACAGG GTCTTCAATGAAATCAGAAATGAACATTTCTCCAACGTCTTTGGTTTCCTCAGTCAGAAAGCCAGGAACCTCCAGACTGCTTATGAT AAACGGCGAGGGATGGACATAAAGCAGATGAAGACGTTTGTGTCAGAGGAATTAAAAGGGTTGAAACAGGAACATCGACTGCTAAGTCTGC ACATCGGCGCCAGTGAATCTAtcatgaagaagaaaacaaagcaggATTTTCAAGAGCTTTTGAAGACAGAACACT CTTTACTTGAAGGATTTGAAATCCGTGAATGTATCTCTTTCATAGAGGAGCACATCAACAGACAG GTCTCCATGATAGAAAGTCTGAGGCTGCTGTGTCTTTTGTCCATAACAGAAAACG GTCTCCTGCCAAAAGATTATAGGTCATTAAAAGcacaatatttacag AGCTACGGCGTGGACCACCTACTCACATTTGCCAACCTGAGGCAGCTCGGGCTGCTGGTGGAGCAGCAGCCGGGAGAGACCCTGACCGTGATGGAGAGCAAAGTGGGCAAACTGGTCAACGACAAGACTGCAG gAAAGCTTACTGATGCCTTCTCCTCCCTTGCCAAAAAGAGCAATTTCAGAGCTCTAAGCAGAAGGCTCAACTTG GTGCCAAAGTCAGATGAAGAATACGACCTTCGGGTCCCTCGAGACATGGCGTACATTTTCAGCGGTGCCTATGTTCCTCTGAGCTGCAAACTTATTGAACAG GTGCTGGAGCGAGACGGTTGGACAGGGCTTGATGAAGTAACTCGGCTGCTAAATGGGCATGAATTTGCCGTCACAG GGGGTGTCGGAGCTGATTCGAGAACAAAGAGTGATGCCCAGCGTATCATCCTCGTCATGTTCCTCGGCGGCTGCACATTCTCTGAGATTTCAGCGCTACGGTTCCTCGGCAGAGAGAAAG GTTATAAATTCATCGTGGTAACAACTGCTATTACAAACAGCTCCAGACTCATCGAGGCTTTGCTAGGTAACAATGTATGA
- the scamp2l gene encoding secretory carrier membrane protein 2, like, producing MSGFDNNPFADPVDVNPFQDASITQATSGVTENGEFNPFAADVNSEKTIPISATTTQPAILQTSVEQSAQANAAAGQANLIKQQEELERKAAELERKEQELQNRSAGRTHTGEKENNWPPLPSFSPVKPCFYQDFEEEIPEEYRRICKRMYYLWMFHSATLFLNVLACLAYFTVNSDYGVDFGLSILWFILFTPVSFVCWYRPVYKAFRSDSSFSFFFFFFVFFFQVAVYIIQTVGIPRWGNSGWITAISMIRANLAVAVVMMVVAGFFTVNAVLAVILLKMVHSKYRRTGASFTKAQQEFSTGVLSNRTVQSAAASAASSAAQGAFGRNQGN from the exons ATGTCGGGATTTGACAACAACCCCTTCGCTGACCCGGTGGACGTTAATCCTTTTCAG gATGCCTCCATCACACAGGCCACTAGTGGAGTCACTGAAAATGGGGAGTTCAACCCTTTTGCTGCCGATGTG AACTCTGAAAAGACCATCCCCATCTCGGCTACCACTACTCAACCAGCCATTCTTCAGACCTCTGTGGAGCAGAGTGCACAA GCAAATGCAGCTGCCGGCCAGGCTAACCTGATCAAacagcaggaggagctggagaggaaAGCTGCTGAGCTGGAGCGGAAAGAGCAGGAGCTGCAGAACAGGAGTGCAGGCAGAACCCACACTGGTG aaaaagagaacaaCTGGCCCCCTCTTCCTAGTTTCTCCCCTGTGAAGCCGTGTTTCTATCAGGACTTTGAGGAAGAAATCCCTGAGGAGTACCGCAGGATCTGCAAGAGGATGTACTACCTCTGGATGT TCCACAGTGCCACCCTCTTCCTCAACGTGCTCGCCTGCTTGGCGTACTTCACAGTAAATTCTGACTATGGTGTTGACTTTGGTCTATCCATCCTCTGGTTCATCCTCTTCACCCCCGTGTCCTTCGTCTGCTGGTACAGGCCCGTCTACAAGGCCTTCAG GTCGGACAGCTCcttcagcttcttcttcttcttctttgtctttttcttccaAGTGGCTGTGTACATCATTCAGACTGTAGGAATCCCGAGGTGGGGAAACAG CGGATGGATCACAGCTATCAGCATGATCCGTGCAAACCTGGCTGTAGCCGTGGTCATGATGGTTGTAGCAGGTTTTTTCACTGTAAACGCTGTTCTGGCTGTCATCCTATTGAAAATG GTCCACTCGAAGTACAGAAGGACAGGGGCCAGCTTCACCAAGGCCCAGCAGGAGTTCTCCACTGGAGTCCTGTCGAACAGAACCGTTCAGAGCGCTGCAGCCAGCGCtgccagctctgctgctcaggGAGCATTTGGCAGGAACCAGGGAAATTAG